CTTCCCGAAGCGGACCTGCGCGACTACGGATACGCTCCGCGGCATTTGTGGCGGCTCGCTTGGCGGCGGATCTTTACTTCGATCTTTCTGACCGTCGGCGGCTGGCGATTATACGCATCGCTGCTAGCGGCGGGGCTGTTGGTGGGGGTACTGGAGTGGAACTTCGGAACCTGGCCCGCCGTCGTCCTATTTTTCGCGATTCATGCGCTGACGCTGGTGATCGAGGCGGTCGTGATCGTCGCGCCGCTCCGCTATTTCCAGCATCCGCTGGGAGAAACCCTGCATGGGACGCATGATGTCGGGCCTTCGGCCGGTTACTACGGCTGCTTTGGCGGCTGGCTGTCGATGAGCGGCGATTCTATGACCCTAATTGGGATCGTTGCGCTCTATTTGTCGCTACGCGTGCTGTTCAGCCTGTTTTTTGCGGCCAAAGACACGGGCGACTTGCCCGCAGATACTGCACATCTTGTCGCATTTGCGCTGGGACTCGCATTGGGAGACGTCTGGCCGGCGTAAACGCGCGTCAGTCGATTATTCTTCTTTGCGTCTCCCCTTCCCTTGCGTTTAGTGATGGCGTATCACGACAGGTTTTCGGTAGAATCGAAAAGCTCGGTCGTCATTCGCATTGAAGGAACACCATGATCATCTTGACCATCGACGTCGGCGGTACGAACGTAAAAATGCTCACCACCGCGATCGACGAGAAACGGAAGTTTCCTTCGGGTCCCGATATGACGCCCGAGCAGATGGTCGCCGGCGTCAAGGAAGCGACCGCCGACCTGGAGTACGACGTGATCTCGATCGGCGTTCCGACTCCGGTGGTGCAAGGCAAGATCTTCCGCGAACCGCACAATTTGGGCGATGGTTGGGTCGGCTTTGATTTTGAAGCGGCGCTAGGCAAACCGACCAAGTTGACCAACGACGCCGCCATGCAAGCGATGGGCGACTATCACGGTGGGCGGATGCTGTTTCTCGGTCTGGGAACCGGCCTGGGCTCGGCGATGATCGTCGACGGCATCTTGCAACCGATGGAGCTGGCCCACCTGCCCTTCAAGAACAACAAGACGTTTGAAGACTACATTGGCGAACGGGGGCTAGAGCGGCTCGGCAAGAAGAAGTGGCGCAACACCGTTTTGGAAGTCGTCAAGCTCTTGAAGGCGGCGCTCGAAGCGGAGTACGTGACCCTGGGGGGCGGCAATGCTCGTTTGGTCGACGAACCGCCGCCGAACACGACGCTGGGCAACAACAACAACGCCTTCCTCGGCGGGTTCCGGATGTGGGATCATACGATCGGCGGCGCGTCGGTGCGGGTAGAAGAGCGAGAGGCCCCGCGCTTCATCCGGCACACCGGCGAGTCGAGCGATAAGATCACGACGCTGTTTCTAGATATCGGCGGCGTGTTGCTCACCAATGGCTGGGATCACAATGCCCGCATCCAGGCGGCCAAAGAGTTCCAGCTTGATTACGCGCAGCTCGACGAACGCCACCATCTGACGTTCGACAAGTACGAAACGGGGCGGCTGACGCTGGACGAATATCTCGATCGAGTCGTCTTCTTCCAGCAGCGATCGTTCAGTCGCCGCGACTTCCAAGAGTTCATGATGAATCAGTCTCAGGAGCTGCCCGAGATGCTGGAGTTCATGACCGCCATCAAGAAGAAAAACCGCCTGCACGTGATCGCGGCCAGCAACGAAGGTCGCGAGTTGAACGAGTATCGGATTAAGGAGTTCCAGCTCGGCAATCTGTTCGACTGCTTTATTTCGTCCTGCTACGTCCACCTGCGGAAGCCGGACTCCGAAATTTATCAGCTGGCGATGGACGTCGCCCACGCCCAGCCGAAGCAGATCGCCTATGTCGACGACCGGCCGATGTTTGTCGAAATCGCCCGCGCGATGGGCATCAACGGCATCTGCCATCGCTCGCTGACCGAGACGAAGCATGCGCTGTTGGCGTTGGGGCTGGACGTCGACGTTTAGCTGCCTGTTGAAAAATGCCATCGTGGCATTTTCCAACCTCGCCAGGCTCAGAGCATAGCTCTTCGCGGCTCGCAAAATAACGACTTACGTCGCTATTTTGGGATCGCATCCCTGCGATCCAGCAGCCCGTTGAGAAAATCAACGGACTGTTAGTCGATCTGCACCGAGAAGTCTTGGCCTTCCCAGCGATCTTCTGCGGTCCAGTGGAACGTGAAAACGACGGTCGAGCCGCTCGCTTGCCGCTCGACCGGTAAGTCGACGACGTAGAGGCCCAGCGAGTTCTCAACCGCTGAAACATCGGCCCGCGTTTCCCACGCATCGTCGCTCCAGTGTGCGACAAACGGGGCATCGCAGATGATTCGGAGCGGTTTGCCGGCGGGAATCTCGGCCGGTTGATGGGCCAGCGTCCACATTTCGACGTGGCTCGCGGTTTTGGCGACCGCGTACCGCTGGTAGACCGACTCGATCCGGTCAAACACGGCGCCGTCGCACCAACTACGGACCAGCGTGACATATTCGGCATGCGCCCAGCAGAGCGGCATTGCTGCGCCGGTTGGTTGGCCAAGGAAGAGTTCGCGGGACGGGATGTCCTCGGCGTCCCAGACTTGCTCGGTCAACATGCCGCCGTCATTCGCGAATCCTTCGAGCGCCTTGATGTAGGGTGACGGATCGCGCCCAGCCGCCAGTTCGTAAAACCCGCGTTCGCCAGTTAGCAGCGGCCAACAACGTCCTTCGCCGGCGCCACCAAAGGCGCTGCCGTCGGCGCGTTGGCCATAGCCATCGTGATTGTACCGCCGCCAACAGGGACCCTGCGGCAGATCGTGCTTCAGTACCTCGTCGATGACGGCGACCGTATCAACGATGACGGGGTCGTCCGCCGCGCGAACGCCCAGACGAACCAACTGCAAAAAGCCGCCGTCAACAATATCGCGGGCTAGATGCTCGCCGCCGCCATTGGCGATCTGCACATACTCGCTGTTGGGATCGGGCGAGATGCAGCCCGGCCGAGGACTGGCCGGCGTGATGCGAATGTAGTGACGCGGTTTCCCTGCGACCAGTTCGCCGCAATCGGTGACGGTCCATTTTTCGAGCGAAGCGGCCGCCCAGTCGCCATAGTCGCGTAAGAACGTGGCCAGCTGGGGATCTTGCCGCAAGTCGGCAAAGTCGGCCGCGCAAATTATCGCGGAGATCAACGCCGCCAGCGTCGAGGGAGAATACCCTTCGTTTTCTTCCCACCGCTCTTGCGCGGTCACCGGGCCATGCAAAATCAAAAAGCGAACGGCACGTTGGACCATGTTCCACGGATCGAACTTCGCCAGGGCGCCGACGTGCTGCAGCCGCCACGCCAAGATGACCGGCGCCGCAATCTCGTCCAGCTGGACCCCTTTCCAATAGGCGGTTCCGTCGATGCGGCAGTTCTGCGGCATTCCTCCATCGTCGCGCTGCACGCAGGAAAGCCAGTTGAGCGCCCGCAGCGGCGATTCTTTTTCGCCGCAGGCCAACAGCGCCGTTGTGGTTTGCACCATGTCGCGGGCCCAAACTAGGTGATAGCCGCCCGAGTCGCTATCGTCTTTCGTTTCGCCCCAGGGGATGCTCATCGAGGCGACCGTCGCGCCGGCGAAGATCTTGTCTTCGTGCGCCATCAGAACGCATTGGCTGAGCCGGACCAGCGACGCAGTCGCCGGATCGTAGAGTTGCATCGAGTCGGCGTAGATCGTCCGTTTCCATTGCTCGATGTAGCGGCTCTTCTGATCGGCGAAAGGATAGACGAACGCTTGCAGCAACTGCGTCGCGGCGCCTTGCGTGTTGTGTCCCATAGCGACGCCAATGTTGAACTCGAGGCCGCGCGACAGGTCGATCTCGCCCATCATGGCGACGTTGCCATCTTCGGCCAGGTCGTACTCCCAATCCATCTGGAAGTTTTCTCGGATGTCGCGCCAGCCGTCGCTGACCCCGACGAACCCAACCGAACGACGGACGAAGTCGGTATCGCAGCCAAGTACCAGTTCGACGATGCCCCGCTTTGCGTGCAGTAGGTTTCGCCCCGCCAGATTCAGTTGACTGGCGGTATTGTGCGCGCCGGTGTTGCTCAAGTGAGGCGCGAGCAGCACAAAGACCTTCAGCTTGTCAGCCAGCGCCGGATCGAGGATCTCGACCTTGACGTTCATCAGCACCACGTTGGTGTGGGGCTCGCAGATGATCTCTTTGACGACGCGATACCGATCGTCGGGCGCCGTATTGGTCAAGCGATAAAGGGGCGCGTGCGGCTCGGGGCGTTCGATCTGGTGACGCAGATGCCGCTTCTCTTCGTGAAAGAAGGTTTCGCCGTCGGTGAATAGCAACTGCAGGTCGCGGGTGTTCGGCGAATCGACGTGCGGATAGTAGATCTCGTTGACGATGCCGTGACTCAACGTGAACCAGACGTGCGAGGCGCTGTGATAAGCGGTTCCAATGCCATGTTTGGCGCTGGAGGTCCACCGCGGTTCGATTCCAGGGGCGCCAGGGGCAATGCGATCAGTCATGGGGGAGAATCCAGGCCGGGAGTTTGGAACGCACAATCATGCGACTCTTACACTCCTTCGGCTTCCGGAGACCAGCCCCGCACAAGGCTATCGATTAAGTCGATGCGAACGATTGTGCGGCTTAGAGCGATCCGACTTCGATAATTAGGCGGGGCCGGTATTAGAGCGGTTTTCTTCAATCTGTATCGTTCTGGCTGGTTGCGGCCGCGCTGGTCGGCGTTGACCTGCATCGACGAATCTTGAGGACTCGCCTGCTTCGGTCGCCTTGACCAGCTTGCCTCACTAACGCCGATCGCGCATGCGTCGGTTAACGAGGGATTAGATAAATCATCGCCTCATTGATCTCGTCATGCTCGTAGAATTTCGACGAGACGCCGCCCGCCGGAACTTCCACATGCGCCGCCCAGGCGATTGCGTTGAGAATCAGCTTGCGAAACTCCGGCTCTTTCCAATTGTCATAGTAATGGCCGCAGGTCGTGCCAAAACCGCGGCCTCCATTCTCGCGCTCGCGGGCCCAGGCGACCACCTTCCCGTCCGGCTCGCGTCCAGGGAGCGTCGGGACGCTGACGATCGATTGGCGCTTCACATCATCGGGGTCAAACCGCAGGTTGTAATAAAACTCTTCGCGCAAGGTGAACGGTACGACGCCGCGTGAAATCGGATGATCGGCCGCCGAGAGCTGCAGAGCGGCGGTCTGCGTGGTGATCGCCGAATACCACTTCCGCTCGCCATTTTCCTCCCAGTCAAAATAGCCGCCGCTCCAATCGAGGATCTTGTCGGCGTACTTATCGGGGGCGAACGTCGAGAAGTGAAATGTCAGGAATCCGCAGCCGCGATCGATTTGTTTTTGGATTTGGGCGACGTGCTCTTCGCTTTGAAAGTGGGGCGCCTCTTCGTACTTGTCGCCGTCGCGACCGTCCGAGATGATCATGATCGCGTCGGCGTCGTTGAGGGTGCTCGGATTGTCTGGCCAGCCGTTCAGGTGATGCTCGACGGTGATGTTGCCGGAAATGTTGCTGTTAACGAGCATTGCCTGCAACAGCTTGACCGACCAGGGATAGTCGTGAATGCCATTCCCTTCCGGCCCGTGGCTCTTCTTGCCGGCGATCAAC
The genomic region above belongs to Blastopirellula retiformator and contains:
- a CDS encoding glycoside hydrolase family 15 protein, coding for MTDRIAPGAPGIEPRWTSSAKHGIGTAYHSASHVWFTLSHGIVNEIYYPHVDSPNTRDLQLLFTDGETFFHEEKRHLRHQIERPEPHAPLYRLTNTAPDDRYRVVKEIICEPHTNVVLMNVKVEILDPALADKLKVFVLLAPHLSNTGAHNTASQLNLAGRNLLHAKRGIVELVLGCDTDFVRRSVGFVGVSDGWRDIRENFQMDWEYDLAEDGNVAMMGEIDLSRGLEFNIGVAMGHNTQGAATQLLQAFVYPFADQKSRYIEQWKRTIYADSMQLYDPATASLVRLSQCVLMAHEDKIFAGATVASMSIPWGETKDDSDSGGYHLVWARDMVQTTTALLACGEKESPLRALNWLSCVQRDDGGMPQNCRIDGTAYWKGVQLDEIAAPVILAWRLQHVGALAKFDPWNMVQRAVRFLILHGPVTAQERWEENEGYSPSTLAALISAIICAADFADLRQDPQLATFLRDYGDWAAASLEKWTVTDCGELVAGKPRHYIRITPASPRPGCISPDPNSEYVQIANGGGEHLARDIVDGGFLQLVRLGVRAADDPVIVDTVAVIDEVLKHDLPQGPCWRRYNHDGYGQRADGSAFGGAGEGRCWPLLTGERGFYELAAGRDPSPYIKALEGFANDGGMLTEQVWDAEDIPSRELFLGQPTGAAMPLCWAHAEYVTLVRSWCDGAVFDRIESVYQRYAVAKTASHVEMWTLAHQPAEIPAGKPLRIICDAPFVAHWSDDAWETRADVSAVENSLGLYVVDLPVERQASGSTVVFTFHWTAEDRWEGQDFSVQID
- a CDS encoding rhomboid family intramembrane serine protease codes for the protein MGPLMELVAALAKIPFTLTLVTALIIAAIWTKTHRAALPEADLRDYGYAPRHLWRLAWRRIFTSIFLTVGGWRLYASLLAAGLLVGVLEWNFGTWPAVVLFFAIHALTLVIEAVVIVAPLRYFQHPLGETLHGTHDVGPSAGYYGCFGGWLSMSGDSMTLIGIVALYLSLRVLFSLFFAAKDTGDLPADTAHLVAFALGLALGDVWPA
- a CDS encoding ThuA domain-containing protein — encoded protein: MHKTLSYLLLSTFLLSLLFTSTASAVAPPRQKIVLIAGKKSHGPEGNGIHDYPWSVKLLQAMLVNSNISGNITVEHHLNGWPDNPSTLNDADAIMIISDGRDGDKYEEAPHFQSEEHVAQIQKQIDRGCGFLTFHFSTFAPDKYADKILDWSGGYFDWEENGERKWYSAITTQTAALQLSAADHPISRGVVPFTLREEFYYNLRFDPDDVKRQSIVSVPTLPGREPDGKVVAWARERENGGRGFGTTCGHYYDNWKEPEFRKLILNAIAWAAHVEVPAGGVSSKFYEHDEINEAMIYLIPR
- a CDS encoding HAD-IA family hydrolase; amino-acid sequence: MIILTIDVGGTNVKMLTTAIDEKRKFPSGPDMTPEQMVAGVKEATADLEYDVISIGVPTPVVQGKIFREPHNLGDGWVGFDFEAALGKPTKLTNDAAMQAMGDYHGGRMLFLGLGTGLGSAMIVDGILQPMELAHLPFKNNKTFEDYIGERGLERLGKKKWRNTVLEVVKLLKAALEAEYVTLGGGNARLVDEPPPNTTLGNNNNAFLGGFRMWDHTIGGASVRVEEREAPRFIRHTGESSDKITTLFLDIGGVLLTNGWDHNARIQAAKEFQLDYAQLDERHHLTFDKYETGRLTLDEYLDRVVFFQQRSFSRRDFQEFMMNQSQELPEMLEFMTAIKKKNRLHVIAASNEGRELNEYRIKEFQLGNLFDCFISSCYVHLRKPDSEIYQLAMDVAHAQPKQIAYVDDRPMFVEIARAMGINGICHRSLTETKHALLALGLDVDV